The Phragmites australis chromosome 1, lpPhrAust1.1, whole genome shotgun sequence genomic interval GCGTGGACTGCATGCTGGAGCAAGGGCTCGTTGACGAGGTGCGGGGCTTCTTCCGGCCGGACGCTGACTACTCCAGGGGGATCCTGAGGGCCATTGGCGTGCCGGAGATGGACACCTACTTACGGCTGgagggcgccggggcgctggaCGGCGACGGCGCCAATGAGCTGCGCCAGCGGCTCCTTGCCGCGGCCGTTGATGAGATCAAGGCGAACACGTGCAGGCTGGCGTGCCGCCAGCTGCGGAAGATCCACTGCCTATGTCGCCTCCCCGGGTGGAAAATCCACCGCCTCGACGCCACCAAGGTGCTTGCGCTCAGGATCAGCAGGGCCAACAACCCCGACGCTGAGCGAGCCTCGTGGGAGACGGACATTGCGGAGCCTGCTGCGAATGTCGTGGCCACGATTCTGGGTGCAAAGGCGGCCCATGGCGGTAAGGACGACGACAAGAGTCGTTTGGTCATGGCGGCGGCCAAGGAGGAGACCATGGCAGGTTCTGGCACGGCGGCAGAATGGTGCGGTATGCAGCTGGAGAAAGCTGTGGTTGCGCCGGGCCGTGGGTTCGTAGGAATGGAGGCGGCCACGGTGGTCTGAGTTGTG includes:
- the LOC133888314 gene encoding adenylate isopentenyltransferase 5, chloroplastic-like produces the protein MTARDCMHAHLKPEPPISRFLFTSLTLQQEELQNERALRIVDSRMEGTDGATARGKVVVVMGATATGKSKLAVDLALLFGGEVVNSDKIQVHDGLDVVTNKVTPKERRGVPHHLIGGVRPDADYTIADFRRDVTRAVETVLARGRVPVIAGGSNRYLEALLDGESGFRQRYECCFLWLDADLPVLHRYIRDRVDCMLEQGLVDEVRGFFRPDADYSRGILRAIGVPEMDTYLRLEGAGALDGDGANELRQRLLAAAVDEIKANTCRLACRQLRKIHCLCRLPGWKIHRLDATKVLALRISRANNPDAERASWETDIAEPAANVVATILGAKAAHGGKDDDKSRLVMAAAKEETMAGSGTAAEWCGMQLEKAVVAPGRGFVGMEAATVV